One window from the genome of Leucobacter aridicollis encodes:
- a CDS encoding peptidoglycan D,D-transpeptidase FtsI family protein, giving the protein MLWRTLRGTRGRNLVVFAILVLVALAFMVRLIDLQMISAAAMNEESHEKRAVPVTVSSVRGDIVDRNGNVLATTDERYDVQLSPKNTLVNKGGFTRPDLERGAGTIDVTLEQAYAEIGSVTGQSGAEIKKIVDDALEVDKKSDFAYVKRGVDLNQLQELKKLQIPWLTFESQHKRVYPNGAVGGNIVGFAGQDEVAQAGVELSQDECLAGEDGAETYERGADGIQLPGSVVETKKAQNGGTVELTIDLDLQWASQQIINEQVQNVGAEYGYLVVMDAKTGELVAVAEDGSVDPNDVGAVDGDRRNARSFTSPYEPGSTFKIITAAALIDKGLATPQSTVTAPDNWQPQSGVTFSDWFNHGPADWTLTGTLVYSSNVGISMLGSQLSPETRYEYLKKFGVGQPTNAGMPLEDQGMFADVADWDAQTSYVTMFGQGLSSTIVQTAGVFQTIANDGVRVPPSIVKKCTPEEGKAVAPDHGDDVKVISPEAAAETRKMLETIGTDGLIKDMAAIPGYRIGGKTGTAEQSDGQGGYRTDFVYSFAGMFPMDDPQYVIVATVAYPHGGDGTAAAVTAFHDAAESTIRKFHIPPSTGKYEKLPIGDELASAG; this is encoded by the coding sequence GTGTTGTGGCGAACCCTGCGAGGCACGCGAGGGCGAAACCTGGTTGTCTTCGCCATTCTCGTGCTCGTCGCGCTCGCCTTCATGGTCCGGCTTATCGACCTGCAGATGATCTCTGCCGCGGCGATGAACGAGGAGTCCCACGAGAAACGCGCAGTTCCGGTCACTGTCTCGAGCGTGCGCGGCGACATCGTCGACCGCAATGGCAACGTGCTGGCGACGACTGATGAGCGCTACGACGTGCAGCTCTCGCCGAAGAACACCCTCGTGAACAAGGGCGGGTTTACCCGCCCGGATCTCGAGCGCGGAGCGGGCACCATCGACGTCACACTCGAGCAGGCGTACGCGGAGATCGGCTCGGTCACGGGCCAGAGCGGCGCGGAGATCAAGAAGATCGTCGACGACGCGCTCGAGGTCGATAAGAAGTCGGACTTCGCGTACGTCAAGCGGGGCGTCGACCTCAACCAGCTGCAGGAGCTCAAAAAGCTGCAGATTCCGTGGCTCACTTTCGAAAGCCAGCACAAGCGCGTCTACCCGAACGGCGCCGTCGGCGGCAACATTGTCGGCTTCGCCGGGCAGGACGAGGTCGCCCAGGCGGGTGTGGAACTCTCGCAGGACGAGTGCCTCGCGGGCGAAGACGGGGCAGAGACCTACGAGCGCGGCGCAGACGGCATCCAGCTCCCCGGCAGTGTGGTGGAGACGAAAAAGGCGCAGAACGGCGGCACGGTCGAGCTCACGATCGATCTCGACCTGCAGTGGGCGAGCCAGCAAATCATCAACGAGCAGGTGCAGAACGTTGGTGCCGAGTACGGCTACCTCGTCGTCATGGACGCGAAGACGGGCGAGCTCGTCGCGGTCGCCGAGGACGGCTCGGTGGATCCGAACGACGTTGGTGCGGTTGACGGTGACAGGCGAAACGCCCGCTCTTTCACCTCGCCGTACGAGCCCGGCTCGACATTCAAGATCATCACCGCGGCCGCGCTCATTGACAAGGGCCTCGCCACGCCGCAGAGCACAGTCACGGCGCCAGACAACTGGCAGCCGCAGTCGGGCGTTACCTTCAGCGACTGGTTTAACCACGGCCCGGCCGACTGGACCCTCACAGGCACGCTCGTCTACTCCTCGAACGTCGGCATCTCGATGCTCGGCAGCCAGCTCTCGCCCGAGACGCGCTACGAGTACCTGAAGAAATTCGGGGTGGGCCAGCCGACGAACGCCGGTATGCCGCTCGAGGACCAGGGTATGTTCGCGGACGTCGCTGACTGGGATGCGCAGACAAGCTACGTGACGATGTTCGGTCAGGGCCTGTCGTCGACGATCGTGCAGACCGCCGGGGTCTTCCAGACGATCGCGAACGACGGCGTGCGGGTGCCGCCGTCGATTGTGAAGAAGTGCACGCCGGAGGAGGGGAAGGCTGTCGCGCCCGACCACGGCGACGACGTCAAGGTGATTTCGCCTGAAGCGGCGGCCGAGACCCGGAAGATGCTTGAAACCATCGGCACTGACGGCCTCATCAAGGACATGGCAGCGATTCCCGGCTACCGGATCGGCGGAAAAACGGGAACCGCCGAGCAGTCTGACGGCCAGGGTGGCTACCGCACTGACTTCGTCTACAGCTTCGCAGGCATGTTCCCGATGGACGACCCGCAGTACGTGATCGTGGCGACAGTCGCATACCCGCACGGTGGTGACGGAACCGCCGCGGCTGTGACCGCGTTCCACGATGCGGCCGAGTCCACGATCCGCAAGTTTCACATTCCGCCGTCGACAGGCAAGTACGAGAAGTTGCCAATTGGCGATGAGCTCGCGTCAGCTGGGTAG
- the mraZ gene encoding division/cell wall cluster transcriptional repressor MraZ — protein sequence MFLGTFTPRLDEKGRLILPAKFRDELADGLVITRGQERCLYVFSESEFEAMHDRVRQAPLTSKQARDYLRVFLSGAHPETPDKQHRVTLPQTLRDYAGLDRELAVIGAGSRAEIWDAQAWETYLTEQESVFSDIEEEVIPGMF from the coding sequence ATGTTTCTCGGCACGTTCACTCCGCGCCTCGACGAGAAGGGCCGGCTGATTCTCCCCGCGAAGTTTCGCGACGAACTCGCCGACGGACTCGTGATCACCCGTGGCCAAGAGCGCTGCCTCTACGTCTTCAGCGAGAGCGAGTTCGAGGCGATGCACGACAGAGTCAGGCAGGCGCCGCTCACGTCGAAGCAGGCAAGGGATTACCTCCGCGTGTTTCTTTCGGGTGCACACCCTGAGACGCCAGACAAGCAGCACCGCGTGACGCTTCCCCAGACTCTTCGCGACTACGCGGGCCTCGATAGAGAGCTCGCCGTCATTGGCGCGGGCTCGCGAGCCGAGATCTGGGACGCCCAGGCATGGGAGACCTACCTGACCGAGCAGGAATCAGTCTTCTCCGACATCGAAGAGGAGGTGATTCCCGGCATGTTCTAG
- a CDS encoding DUF3040 domain-containing protein gives MALSEHEQRLLDEMERRLYQSEADLLPASTGVPRRFNYRSLVLGTLLALAGIGLLIGGAAMQQLWLGLLGFVAMLGGVLVMFSKRTEVEPEQFSSSARQTAQAKESLADRMERRWDERMGGQ, from the coding sequence ATGGCGCTGTCAGAACACGAACAGCGGCTGCTCGACGAGATGGAGCGTCGGCTCTATCAGAGCGAGGCTGATCTGCTTCCTGCATCGACGGGCGTGCCGCGTCGTTTTAACTACCGTTCGCTCGTGCTTGGCACGCTGCTCGCGCTCGCTGGCATCGGCCTGCTCATCGGTGGGGCCGCCATGCAGCAGCTGTGGCTCGGTCTTCTCGGGTTCGTCGCCATGCTTGGTGGTGTGCTTGTGATGTTCTCGAAGAGAACAGAGGTTGAGCCAGAGCAGTTCTCCTCAAGCGCCCGTCAGACGGCGCAGGCCAAGGAATCGCTTGCAGATCGCATGGAACGCCGCTGGGATGAGCGGATGGGCGGCCAGTAG
- the rsmH gene encoding 16S rRNA (cytosine(1402)-N(4))-methyltransferase RsmH: MAQPTPRNPAELHTSVMLDRCVELLAPGAERDGAFVVDATLGMGGHTEALLERFPGLTVIGLDRDTEALELAGARLERFGDRFVPVHAVYDEIDRALAEAGARSIDGALFDLGVSSLQLDDADRGFAYAQDAPLDMRMDQTRGRTAAEILAEEPEGRLRELFERYGEEPLAGRYARAIVAARKVAPLERSGQLVDVLQEATPAAVLGKRHPAKRVFQALRVEVNGELATLERAIPAAIDRLNLGGRLVVMSYQSLEDRIVKRAIQGRSRSTAPQGLPVELPEHKPELRILTKGAEQATDEEKAVNPRAIPARLRAAERVREM, translated from the coding sequence ATGGCACAGCCCACACCACGCAATCCTGCCGAGCTGCACACCTCCGTCATGCTTGACCGCTGCGTTGAACTCCTCGCCCCCGGCGCGGAGCGCGACGGAGCTTTCGTTGTTGACGCGACGCTCGGGATGGGCGGTCACACCGAGGCGCTTCTTGAACGCTTCCCAGGTCTCACAGTTATTGGGCTCGACCGCGACACAGAGGCACTCGAGCTTGCCGGCGCCAGACTCGAAAGGTTCGGCGACAGGTTCGTGCCTGTCCACGCCGTCTACGACGAGATCGACAGGGCGCTCGCTGAAGCCGGCGCACGGAGCATTGACGGTGCGCTGTTCGATCTCGGCGTCTCCTCGCTGCAGCTTGACGACGCCGACCGTGGGTTCGCCTACGCTCAAGACGCCCCGCTCGATATGCGCATGGACCAAACCCGGGGGCGCACCGCGGCTGAGATTCTCGCGGAAGAGCCCGAGGGGCGACTGCGAGAGCTCTTCGAACGTTACGGTGAGGAGCCGCTCGCAGGTCGCTACGCCCGGGCGATTGTCGCGGCGCGCAAAGTCGCCCCGCTCGAGCGCTCGGGTCAGCTCGTCGATGTGCTGCAGGAGGCGACCCCTGCCGCGGTTCTCGGCAAGCGGCACCCGGCCAAGCGGGTGTTCCAGGCACTCCGCGTCGAGGTGAACGGTGAGCTCGCGACACTTGAACGCGCGATCCCCGCGGCGATCGACAGGCTGAACCTCGGCGGAAGGCTCGTGGTGATGTCGTACCAGTCGCTCGAAGACCGCATCGTGAAGCGGGCCATTCAGGGCCGGAGCCGCTCGACGGCACCGCAGGGGCTTCCCGTCGAGCTTCCAGAACACAAGCCTGAGCTGCGCATCCTGACAAAGGGCGCTGAGCAGGCGACAGACGAAGAGAAGGCAGTGAACCCGCGCGCTATCCCGGCACGGCTTCGCGCGGCAGAACGAGTGAGGGAAATGTGA